The Henckelia pumila isolate YLH828 chromosome 2, ASM3356847v2, whole genome shotgun sequence genome includes a window with the following:
- the LOC140883005 gene encoding cellulose synthase-like protein D5, translated as MVKMAANSPDSSPVTITVTSSGGSRNVGLTSPKPRHSISHNPNSPLSGGSRENRRASSSGGGRYLSFSKDSTEEFVAYTVHIPPTPDHRVFSNSQNSPVLEYSKSRGKNGKTPSEGFIKDTIFTGGFKSETKAHVRKSSEDEHATEKSKLLCGMEGCDEKAVNGKFKNYCECGFRICPDCYLDCMRNDGGRCPGCKETYKEVSDGESEDELQSEEKDRANPLPSWSKGVKLEKNFSLVQSFKNPNHDFDHTRWLFETKGTYGYGNALWPRDYELGRGTGYENPPDFSDRRNKPLTRKIGVSAAIISPYRLLIILRLGALACFLAWRIMHPNHEAIWLWLMSVICECWFAFSWLLDQLPKLCPVRRVTDLSVLKERFESSEPNLRNPKNLSDLPGIDIFVSTADPEKEPPLVTANTILSILAVDYPVEKVACYLSDDGGSLVTFEALAEAASFAKIWVPFCRKHKIEPRNPEAYFSQKRDPLKNKVRLDFVRDRRRVKREYDEFKVRINALPESIRRRSDAYNAQTELRAKKKQFELGINPTEPLKVPKATWMADGSHWHGTWSSAEEGHSRGDHEGIIQIMLVPAGPEPLFGNEADEENMIDMTDVDIRMPMLVYVSREKRPGFDHNKKAGAMNALVRSSAIMSNGAFILNLDCDHYIYNSVAVREGMCFMLDRGGDKICYVQFPQRFEGIDPNDRYANHNTVFFDVSMRALDGLQGPMYVGTGCIFRRIALYGFSPPRATEHHGWFGRNKTRKLLRKSKEKGDQIDDEMLLPINGDQNDEEDDAARASLAKQFGNSTSLIDSIAVAEFGGRLLHDLRGKSCLGRPAGSLAVQREPLDASALSEAVSVISCFYEDRTEWGNRVGWIYGSVTEDVVTGYRMHNRGWRSVYCVTKRDAFRGTAPINLTDRLNQVLRWATGSVEIFFSRNNALFASPRMKFLQRVAYFNVGMYPFTSIFLLVYCILPALSLFSGKFIVQSLDITFLTFLLAITLTLCMLAVLEIKWSGITLHDWWRNEQFWLIGGTSAHPAAVVQGLLKVIAGIDISFTLTSKSSAPDEGEDEFAELYEFRWTTLMIPPITIIMFNMLAIGVAISRTVYSPFPQWSKLLGGVFFSFWVLSHLYPFAKGLMGRKGKIPTIVYLWSGLICIVISLLTVYIYPPLGSQVGNFKFEIP; from the exons ATGGTGAAAATGGCTGCTAATTCACCGGATTCGTCTCCGGTGACGATCACGGTCACTTCCTCTGGTGGATCCAGAAACGTAGGATTAACGAGCCCGAAGCCACGCCACTCGATTTCTCACAACCCCAATTCTCCGCTCAGCGGCGGCAGCCGTGAAAATCGCAGAGCTTCTTCCAGTGGCGGTGGAAGATATCTTTCTTTCTCGAAAGACAGCACCGAAGAATTCGTAGCGTACACAGTCCACATTCCTCCAACCCCAGATCATCGGGTGTTTTCTAACTCACAAAACAGCCCTGTGCTTGAATATAGCAAAAGTAGAGGAAAGAATGGAAAAACCCCTAGTGAAGGGTTCATCAAGGACACGATCTTCACAGGGGGTTTCAAGTCAGAAACGAAAGCTCATGTTAGAAAAAGCTCAGAAGATGAGCATGCGACTGAGAAATCTAAATTGCTTTGCGGAATGGAAGGCTGTGATGAAAAGGCCGTAAATggaaaattcaagaattattGCGAGTGTGGATTTAGAATTTGCCCGGATTGTTacttagattgtatgagaaatGATGGAGGACGTTGCCCCGGATGCAAAGAGACATACAAAGAAGTTAGCGATGGCGAAAGTGAGGACGAACTACAGTCTGAGGAGAAGGATCGGGCAAATCCCCTGCCTTCTTGGAGCAAGGGAGTTAAGCTGGAGAAGAATTTCTCTTTGGTTCAGTCCTTCAAGAATCCGAACCACGATTTTGATCACACGCGGTGGCTGTTTGAGACAAAAGGCACTTATGGATATGGGAATGCGTTGTGGCCAAGGGATTATGAGTTGGGAAGAGGGACTGGGTATGAAAACCCCCCAGATTTTAGTGACAGGAGGAACAAGCCTTTGACAAGGAAAATTGGGGTTTCTGCAGCAATAATTAGCCCATACAG ATTGCTGATTATTCTTCGTCTTGGAGCTCTTGCTTGCTTCCTAGCATGGAGGATAATGCATCCTAATCATGAAGCTATTTGGTTGTGGTTAATGTCCGTTATTTGTGAATGTTGGTTTGCGTTTTCCTGGCTTCTTGATCAACTTCCTAAGCTTTGCCCGGTGAGAAGGGTGACTGACCTCTCCGTCCTGAAAGAGCGGTTCGAATCCTCTGAACCAAATCTAAGGAACCCCAAAAACTTATCTGATCTGCCGGGAATTGATATCTTTGTTTCCACGGCTGATCCAGAAAAAGAGCCACCACTTGTGACTGCAAATACAATTCTATCTATTCTTGCTGTTGATTATCCAGTTGAAAAGGTGGCATGTTACTTGTCAGATGATGGAGGCTCTCTTGTAACATTTGAAGCCCTGGCTGAGGCTGCTAGTTTTGCAAAAATATGGGTTCCTTTCTGTAGGAAGCATAAGATAGAACCTAGGAATCCCGAGGCATACTTCAGCCAAAAACGCGACCCGCTTAAGAACAAAGTGAGACTTGACTTTGTGAGGGACAGGAGACGGGTTAAGAGAGAATATGATGAATTTAAAGTCAGGATTAATGCCTTGCCTGAATCCATCAGGAGAAGATCAGATGCTTATAATGCTCAAACAGAGCTACGAGCAAAGAAGAAACAGTTCGAACTTGGGATAAATCCAACCGAACCTCTGAAGGTACCGAAGGCTACTTGGATGGCCGATGGAAGCCACTGGCATGGAACTTGGTCGTCAGCAGAGGAAGGCCACTCGAGAGGCGATCATGAGGGCATCATACAG ATAATGCTAGTCCCCGCAGGTCCAGAACCACTTTTTGGTAATGAAGCCGATGAGGAAAACATGATTGACATGACAGATGTGGACATCAGGATGCCGATGCTAGTTTACGTGTCTCGTGAGAAACGGCCTGGTTTTGATCACAACAAGAAAGCTGGTGCAATGAATGCTTTAGTACGCTCAAGTGCAATAATGTCAAATGGTGCCTTCATTCTAAATCTTGATTGTGACCACTACATCTACAACTCAGTGGCTGTGAGAGAAGGAATGTGCTTTATGCTGGACAGAGGTGGTGACAAAATTTGCTATGTTCAGTTCCCACAGAGGTTTGAAGGCATTGATCCGAATGATCGTTATGCAAACCACAACACCGTGTTCTTTGATGTTAGCATGAGAGCCCTTGATGGATTACAAGGTCCCATGTATGTGGGGACAGGCTGCATTTTCAGGAGAATAGCTCTGTACGGATTTAGTCCCCCTAGAGCCACGGAACATCATGGATGGTTCGGTAGAAATAAGACAAGGAAACTTCTGAGAAAATCCAAGGAGAAAGGGGATCAAATAGATGATGAAATGCTCTTGCCTATCAACGGGGATCAAAACGATGAAGAAGACGATGCTGCCAGAGCCTCACTTGCAAAGCAGTTTGGGAACTCTACTTCTCTTATCGACTCGATTGCTGTAGCTGAATTCGGGGGAAGGCTACTTCATGATCTGAGAGGAAAAAGTTGCCTTGGAAGGCCTGCTGGTTCTCTTGCTGTGCAACGTGAACCATTGGATGCTTCAGCTCTTTCTGAGGCAGTGAGCGTTATTAGTTGTTTCTATGAGGATAGAACCGAGTGGGGAAACAGGGTAGGATGGATATACGGTTCTGTGACAGAAGATGTTGTTACAGGTTACAGGATGCACAATAGAGGTTGGAGATCGGTGTACTGCGTTACTAAGAGAGATGCATTCAGAGGTACAGCTCCCATCAATTTAACCGACAGGCTCAACCAAGTTCTTCGTTGGGCGACTGGTTCAGTTGAGATCTTTTTCTCTCGGAACAATGCTCTATTCGCGAGTCCAAGAATGAAGTTTCTTCAAAGGGTGGCATATTTCAATGTTGGAATGTACCCATTCACTTCGATTTTCCTACTCGTCTACTGCATTCTTCCCGCACTTTCACTCTTCTCAGGAAAGTTCATCGTCCAGTCCTTGGACATCACATTTctaacatttttattggccatcACACTCACTCTCTGCATGCTGGCGGTCCTGGAAATCAAATGGTCAGGGATCACTCTACACGACTGGTGGCGAAACGAGCAGTTCTGGTTGATTGGTGGAACCAGCGCACACCCTGCGGCCGTGGTTCAAGGGTTACTCAAAGTCATAGCAGGCATCGACATCTCATTCACGTTGACATCCAAATCTTCAGCACCAGACGAAGGGGAAGACGAGTTTGCTGAGCTATACGAGTTCAGGTGGACTACTCTGATGATCCCACCAATTACAATCATCATGTTTAATATGCTTGCCATCGGAGTAGCCATCTCCAGGACGGTCTATAGTCCTTTCCCTCAATGGAGCAAGCTACTGGGAGGTGTGTTCTTCAGCTTCTGGGTGCTTTCTCATCTATACCCGTTCGCAAAGGGACTGATGGGGAGAAAAGGAAAGATCCCAACAATCGTGTACTTGTGGTCAGGACTCATCTGCATCGTCATTTCATTGCTAACAGTTTACATATACCCTCCATTGGGAAGCCAAGTAGGCAACTTTAAATTCGAGATACCTTGA
- the LOC140883006 gene encoding probable galacturonosyltransferase-like 7, producing MLWIMKFSGFFSAAMVMIVLSPSLQSFPPAEAIRSSHVDTHLRLPTDTHSFHEFSFRKAPAFRNADDCRSSKLEEPGVCHPSLVHVAITLDVEYLRGSVAAVHSVLQHSKCPESVFFHFLVSETGLEALVRSTFPELKFKVYYFDPERVRSLISSSVRQALEQPLNYARNYLADILESCVTRVIYLDSDLVVVDDISKLWRTSLGRKTIGAPEYCHANFTKYFTAHFWSDPSFSGVFSGRNPCYFNTGVMVMDLAKWRKFGYTHRIEKWMEIQKTSVNRIYELGSLPPFLLVFAGDVAPIEHRWNQHGLGGDNVRGSCRDLHPGPVSLLHWSGSGKPWRRLDSRRPCPLDSLWAAFDLYEHST from the coding sequence ATGCTGTGGATAATGAAGTTCTCTGGTTTTTTCTCTGCGGCGATGGTGATGATTGTGTTATCCCCTTCGCTGCAATCATTTCCTCCTGCGGAAGCTATTAGATCCTCTCACGTCGATACCCATCTCAGATTGCCCACCGACACCCATTCGTTCCATGAATTTTCCTTCAGAAAAGCCCCCGCATTCCGCAATGCCGACGACTGCCGCTCCTCCAAGTTGGAGGAACCCGGCGTCTGCCACCCGTCTCTCGTTCATGTGGCGATTACGCTCGATGTCGAGTATTTGCGTGGCTCGGTTGCGGCTGTGCATTCAGTTCTCCAGCATTCCAAGTGTCCTGAAAGcgtttttttccattttctggTCTCGGAGACTGGACTCGAGGCTCTGGTTCGTTCTACTTTCCCTGAATTGAAGTTTAAAGTGTATTATTTCGACCCCGAGAGAGTGCGGAGCCTGATATCGAGCTCCGTTAGGCAAGCGCTGGAGCAGCCATTGAATTATGCTCGGAATTATTTGGCAGATATTCTGGAGAGTTGTGTGACGAGAGTGATATACTTGGATTCAGATCTTGTAGTGGTCGATGATATATCGAAGCTCTGGAGAACTAGCTTAGGTAGGAAAACGATCGGCGCACCCGAATACTGCCACGCCAATTTCACCAAATACTTCACCGCCCATTTCTGGTCCGACCCTTCATTCTCCGGCGTGTTCTCCGGGCGGAACCCTTGCTATTTCAACACGGGAGTGATGGTAATGGATCTGGCCAAATGGAGGAAGTTCGGGTACACGCACCGGATCGAGAAGTGGATGGAGATTCAGAAAACAAGCGTCAATCGGATCTACGAGTTGGGCTCGCTGCCACCGTTTTTACTGGTGTTCGCCGGAGACGTGGCTCCGATCGAGCATAGGTGGAATCAACACGGATTAGGAGGGGATAACGTCCGGGGGAGCTGCCGCGACCTCCACCCCGGCCCGGTGAGCCTCCTCCACTGGAGCGGCAGCGGGAAACCGTGGCGGCGGCTCGACTCCAGACGGCCGTGCCCATTAGATTCCTTGTGGGCCGCATTCGATTTGTACGAACACTCCACGTGA